A single genomic interval of Amblyomma americanum isolate KBUSLIRL-KWMA chromosome 11, ASM5285725v1, whole genome shotgun sequence harbors:
- the LOC144111364 gene encoding uncharacterized protein LOC144111364 isoform X3 → MAKLCSRIDLPKCGTQPPSVGADPDDDVPAADLEEGEIVDSGHEDSDDQKPGGGGKPSGPLLKGPPLPPQEVLRPQFAKMEKRKRKKRKKDEPGGPEPKQKRYVDHDRMVDDSIWFSPDSGGGPSRKLPMHHGHHGGSMPPRDFGSPGPYDDNYMHMALLDDQLEFEHLCASRGVLLEEMLNDGLLMRIHPCDMSPRGGGCDSPDGSGGPEGHQEGMKGPPPHGGGFPGSRGGRGGGRGKPPFMMDSRRPGPPKKKKKKNKMMPGGRGGGGKRGSGDGPPKRSVCKFYLESKCVKGADCPFSHDVPQPRKADLCKFYLGGYCARGDHCSFMHQDFPCKFFHTGAKCYADTACRFSHQPLTDETRRLLHRYLDNHRDRGDDDNLPTGPGGPEPLDRPDGPDDDRGMNKPPCDEFGGPPPAGKRPSLLGSPPRHVKEAAETWRMQFLGGAAGGGGGHVRGSPGGAGFGSPRGPAMMSPPRGGHPMQGFSPRPTFYMDTLSQSPVRGAMPPPGASPPHMSGPSAMHCLDEGFGGPGTTGPMGSVRPLPRGQIGGFGSSNISSPPHQDQGPSCGPGFVPDGGMSPLGIFFDPSQDHPMSPPPQQQQSIPGLNLLGALSPPHNQAPAPTQIPANENSSDEPRQSPQHAAHHDEADTSDDSSHVATDKKVLPPNLPRRQRELFMRIQQQQRAAGATASTEVSIPGGTSPTAAADKPENPVPVKPEPKAIAGLGNSESSDDDEDYDDDQLLKRLQQTPVETTAAPPTNVLGSSCATTTTSAVQPSSVTLPSVGAMDIAKVLDSLRQQGPSQPQTNFWKQLFSGVTAATAAAASVAEPTPAPFPSIPAASRDPRRARADTQLAKPPTESPQSSRDPRLRDKPLPAPRATEVTFVESKDGDVPYRLASILRALPNYDNIVRSGAIPESKLKNDPRLAKYVGQKLPEAVPPPVEVSPSPPPPAMHSLPAVAILPKPPTVSRRDPRMARHLEQQQPAVENKLPLIAEPPKVTPSPLAEVVPKADPRKAAALAANGSTVVPRMDPRLARRLDQQQKMAGPGETPTSVKPRDSEGLMDGEKPQQPQLEAKPAIKRDPRQRIRGAARPKVSADGAGRKNRMDYASPLSTYESEEDRPSGYSSYQRRPQPRPPVLPVDVVPTPVMPPPLPSAAPAMHDLMPTMPPPGVISDDLLFEADQAMKSLKDVFKTKDPTASPFC, encoded by the exons ATGGCTAAACTGTGCTCTCGAATTGATTTGCCGAAGTGCGGAACCCAACCACCAAG TGTTGGTGCAGATCCCGATGACGACGTTCCAGCAGCTGATCTGGAAGAAGGGGAAATCGTCGATTCTGGTCACGAGGACAGCGATGACCAGAAGCCCG GTGGCGGAGGGAAGCCGTCAGGTCCCCTGCTCAAGGGGCCGCCACTGCCTCCCCAGGAGGTGCTGCGGCCACAGTTCGCCAAGATGGAGAAACGCAAGCGCAAGAAGCGTAAGAAGGACGAACCTGGCGGTCCCGAGCCCAAG CAGAAGCGGTACGTAGACCATGACCGCATGGTGGATGACAGCATATGGTTTTCGCCGGACTCTGGCGGCGGGCCGTCCCGTAAGCTGCCCATGCACCATGGGCACCATGGTGGCTCCATGCCTCCTAGAGACTTTGGGTCTCCAGGGCCTTACGATGACAACTATATGCA CATGGCTCTGCTTGACGACCAGTTGGAGTTTGAGCATTTGTGCGCCTCCCGAGGGGTGCTGCTTGAGGAAATGCTAAACGATGGCCTACTAATGCGCATACACCCGTGCGATAT GTCTCCGCGGGGAGGAGGCTGCGACTCCCCCGATGGCAGTGGTGGCCCTGAGGGCCACCAGGAAGGCATGAAGGGCCCACCACCCCACGGTGGTGGGTTCCCGGGAAGCCGGGGCGGACGTGGGGGTGGTCGTGGAAAGCCCCCCTTCATGATGGACTCGCGGAGACCGGGGCCtccaaagaagaagaaaaagaagaataagATGATGCCCGGTGGCCGGGGCGGTGGTGGCAAGCGTGGCAGCGGGGACGGGCCCCCCAAGCGCTCTGTCTGCAAGTTCTATCTAGAATCCAAGTGTGTCAAG GGAGCGGACTGCCCCTTCTCGCACGACGTTCCGCAGCCGCGCAAGGCTGACCTGTGCAAGTTCTACCTGGGTGGCTACTGCGCCCGCGGGGACCACTGCTCCTTCATGCACCAGGACTTCCCCTGCAAGTTCTTCCACACGGGTGCCAAGTGCTACGCGGACACGGCCTGTCGCTTCTCCCACCAGCCCCTGACGGACGAGACGAGGCGCCTCCTGCACAGG TATCTGGACAACCACCGAGACCGCGGTGATGACGACAACCTCCCCACGGGGCCTGGTGGCCCTGAGCCCCTGGACCGGCCCGATGGTCCCGATGACGACCGGGGTATGAACAAGCCGCCCTGCGATGAGTTTGGTGGCCCCCCACCAGCGGGGAAACGGCCCTCCCTCCTGGGCTCACCCCCGCGGCACGTGAAGGAGGCGGCCGAGACGTGGCGCATGCAGTTCCTGGGAGGAGCAGCAGGAGGAGGCGGGGGACACGTTCGGGGCAGCCCAGGAGGTGCCGGCTTCGGTTCCCCCCGGGGACCAGCCATGATGAGCCCACCCAGAGGAGGCCACCCCATGCAGGGATTCTCCCCAAG GCCCACCTTCTACATGGACACCCTGTCACAGAGTCCGGTCAGAGGCGCGATGCCCCCACCGGGTGCCAGCCCCCCCCACATGTCTGGACCATCGGCCATGCACTGCCTGGACGAAGGATTCGGCGGGCCTGGGACGACTGGTCCCATGGGTTCTGTGCGCCCCCTGCCTCGTGGTCAAATCGGTGGATTCGGGTCTTCAAACATATCCTCGCCACCTCACCAGGACCAGGGTCCCAGCTGTG GTCCCGGTTTTGTTCCAGACGGTGGTATGTCGCCCCTGGGGATCTTCTTCGATCCAAGCCAGGATCACCCAATGAGCCCACCACCCCAGCAGCAACAGTCCATACCCGGTCTCAACTTGCTTGGCGCACTCTCACCGCCGCACAACCAG GCTCCAGCACCGACTCAGATTCCAGCAAACGAGAACAGTTCTGATGAGCCTCGCCAGTCGCCGCAACATGCTGCGCACCACGATGAAGCGGACACGAGCGATGACTCATCTCACGTGGCAACTGACAAAAAGGTGCTTCCACCGAACCTTCCACGAAGGCAGCGGGAGCTCTTCATGAGgatccagcagcagcagcgggcggCCGGCGCCACAGCATCCACTGAAGTGTCCATTCCAGGCGGAACAAGTCCAACAGCAGCCGCTGACAAGCCTGAAAACCCTGTCCCGGTCAAGCCCGAGCCCAAGGCCATTGCCGGCCTTGGCAATAGCGAGAGCAGTGACGACGACGAGGACTACGATGACGACCAGCTGCTGAAGAGGCTCCAGCAGACG CCTGTGGAAACGACAGCTGCACCTCCGACCAATGTCCTCGGCAGCAGCTGCGCAACCACGACGACGTCTGCTGTGCAGCCTTCCTCAGTCACAttgccttccgtgggagccatgGACATTGCCAAGGTGCTGGACAGCCTCCGACAACAGGGGCCCAGCCAGCCGCAGACCAACTTTTGGAAACAGCTCTTCTCCGGTGTAACTGCCGCTACTGCAGCGGCTGCGTCAGTGGCCGAGCCAACACCCGCGCCATTTCCCTCGATTCCAGCAGCAAGCAGAGACCCAAGGCGGGCGAGGGCGGACACCCAGCTTGCCAAACCGCCAACAGAGTCGCCACAGTCATCACGGGACCCACGGCTCAGGGACAAGCCACTACCTGCTCCCAGAGCCACGGAGGTGACCTTTGTCGAGTCCAAGGATGGAGACGTGCCTTACCGACTCGCATCGATCCTCAGGGCGCTTCCAAACTATGACAACATTGTGCGCAGCGGTGCCATTCCCGAGTCGAAACTCAAGAATGACCCTCGCCTTGCCAAGTATGTCGGCCAGAAGTTGCCGGAAGCAGTGCCACCACCTGTGGAAGtgtcgccgtcgccgccgcctccGGCGATGCATTCCTTGCCCGCTGTGGCCATTTTGCCAAAGCCACCCACTGTCAGCAGGAGGGACCCGAGAATGGCTCGCCATCTTGAACAGCAGCAGCCGGCAGTCGAGAACAAGCTGCCGCTCATTGCAGAGCCACCAAAGGTCACACCGTCTCCACTAGCCGAAGTCGTTCCCAAAGCCGACCCTAGGAAAGCTGCCGCTCTTGCCGCCAACGGAAGCACCGTGGTCCCACGGATGGACCCACGCCTTGCGAGGCGGCTTGACCAGCAGCAAAAGATGGCTGGGCCAGGGGAAACACCGACTTCAGTGAAGCCCAGGGATTCGGAAGGCCTAATGGATGGGGAGAAACCACAGCAGCCGCAGTTGGAGGCAAAGCCGGCTATCAAGCGAGATCCAAGGCAGAGGATTAGGGGTGCCGCAAGACCCAAGGTGAGCGCTGACGGAGCAGGCCGGAAGAACCGGATGGACTATGCGTCACCTCTCAGCACATACGAGAGCGAGGAGGACAGGCCCAGTGGCTACAGCAGCTACCAGCGGAGACCTCAACCACGGCCGCCCGTCCTCCCCGTTGACGTGGTGCCGACGCCTGTCATGCCCCCACCGCTGCCGTCAGCGGCCCCAGCTATGCATGACCTGATGCCCACCATGCCTCCTCCGGGCGTCATCTCCGACGACCTCTTGTTTGAGGCCGACCAAGCCATGAAGTCGTTGAAGGACGTGTTTAAGACAAAGGACCCAACGGCCTCGCCCTTCTGCTGA